Proteins from a genomic interval of Syngnathoides biaculeatus isolate LvHL_M chromosome 23, ASM1980259v1, whole genome shotgun sequence:
- the tbc1d32 gene encoding LOW QUALITY PROTEIN: protein broad-minded (The sequence of the model RefSeq protein was modified relative to this genomic sequence to represent the inferred CDS: deleted 2 bases in 1 codon): MSAEDEEHLAALLKNFLRAVDQRFCGAPSPQSAQEILLRLEETDNDFHNYEFIKYLRQRLETALGAVVDQEIGKVSREDGQHAVGSGHDALVHAATGRSRASAQYQNTTQTLKSAVSAAAECLVGTFEEDQSKKDEETRLGRDADDCSDSDSSFNQSYAFIRQEQLQTLAEKLDSSHPKEVRRDAVQVLGRAPPSDVVSCEAWTRLRQNLCSALTDPELSDHVLQFFAKSFSSLPLSITREIHTSLAKSVESTFLSLKLRFPSGAGGLDVNRPEISSLLKQMRLMNDFQKEVTAFWIRHPEKYMEEIIESTFSLLSLHRDSPEKFLEPTHLLALLDVRAAWFTKWMHGSYSRTAVLRLLESQYKSLVEAALQQCVVYQERIQRCARVHSEEQHSSGTDVSSVYSAKELQYALVVHSLCVLGKVVLYANGRKLFPIQVAARKDPVGLTDFVVILIKVMWQHPQPFGNDSRHADALCPSGLVMATLGAMCERTACADQCLRQTPVVQTLMAPVTQALAGGQSKVECPAATLPLIADVLARLVNTDGGLALFLYEKSLLVGHGQRRTPAHVLLSFTTKLLDGETVPGEGEGDCPPRALCGAFVFVCRQMYNTCEGLRVLRAYGLHKAVAAAWRKTGSLSERIPTPMAGNNPATSAQESQEMRMWEETLLDSLLNFAATPKGVLMLQQTGAMQECVSHMFSRFSKKMQVSRCEKFGYGVMVTQLAATAAGATALQRSGFVRALVLELWSLLECGSEDVRAVRPNPTPVDPIDRSCLKSFLSLVNLLSSSQSAWQLLAGQPLANKSEYTLREVPTSVPDLIDRLIAVNSAAKIGALFHYEQSHTFGLRLLSVLCSSLDCFLLLESQYSICSMLLQSQRDNMADEDPGEGNFIIDNVSVERNHALVRVGVVGGPSERRLPPRALQEGEDPYPWPMFSSFPPPTCYTLDPARPQQNPLEPELTDFLTSPRSAKTGESWMETCRRLYRQAVTAGHHSLSTTETNATVDPVARRRNPRFSFAPTLNVESRSFEDDGLRFAITDHATLADLLEKVVFHLSKCSTARFFTPPDDNKEPETDVDCVALTPVEILGMDVCLRYGISRKLLRQDDPASHLTLLMKHVKNFLSRRRIPMSSPLLIISQDEYPGYDWLASTVFLMMSGDWRRSLRVLRNLSSLLTSALVWPASIYASADLPARVDESGMSPLYWSSAHHVEMLLKAELQLVHAAFRMSGFTPSQMCVHWLTQCFWNFLDWPEICHYVCLCALMGADYQVYACLAVLKHLQPQLLQQTQAHQMQVFLKEEPIRGFRFCDYMDFMELLERRYRDLVLGDVENIRNPDQ, translated from the exons ATGTCTGCCGAAGACGAGGAGCACTTGGCCGCCCTGCTCAAGAACTTCCTGAGGGCTGTCGACCAGCGGTTCTGCGGCGCTCCTTCGCCCCAAAGCGCCCAGGAGATCCTTCTTCGCTTGGAGGAGACCGACAACGACTTCCACAA CTATGAGTTCATCAAGTACCTGCGCCAGCGATTGGAGACCGCCCTGGGTGCCGTGGTGGACCAGGAGATCGGGAAGGTGTCGCGGGAAGACGGCCAACACGCCGTCGGCTCGGGTCACGACGCCCTCGTCCACGCGGCGACCGGCCGCAGCCGAGCGTCGGCACA GTACCAAAACACGACGCAGACTTTGAAAAGCGCCGTGAGCGCGGCGGCGGAGTGCTTAGTCGGCACGTTTGAGGAAGACCAGTCCAAGAAAGACGAGGAGACGCGGCTCGGCCGCGACGCCGACGACTGCTCTGACAGCGACTCCTCTTTCAATCAG AGTTACGCCTTCATCCGACAGGAGCAACTGCAGACTTTGGCTGAGAAACTGGACTCAAGTCACCCCAAAGAG GTGCGCAGGGACGCCGTGCAGGTGCTCGGTCGCGCGCCGCCGTCTGACGTGGTGAGTTGCGAGGCTTGGACCCGCCTACGCCAGAACCTGTGCTCCGCTCTGACCGACCCCGAGCTCAGT GACCACGTTCTTCAGTTCTTCGCGAAGAGCTTCTCCTCGCTGCCCCTGAGCATCACCCGGGAGATCCACACCAGCCTCG CTAAAAGTGTGGAGTCCACTTTTCTGTCCCTCAAGTTGCGCTTTCCCAGCGGCGCCGGCGGCTTAGACGTCAACAGGCCTGAGATCAGTTCGCTCCTCAAACAG ATGCGTCTGATGAACGACTTTCAAAAAGAGGTGACCGCCTTCTGGATCCGCCACCCAGAGAA GTACATGGAAGAAATCATAGAGAGCACCTTCTCCCTCCTTTCTCTCCATCGCGACTCACCGGAGAAATTCTTGGAGCCCACTCACCTGCTGGCCCTGCTGGACGTCCGAGCCGCGTggttcacaaaatggatg CACGGCTCCTACAGCAGGACGGCGGTCCTCCGGCTCCTCGAGAGCCAGTACAAGAGTCTG GTGGAGGCCGCGCTGCAGCAGTGCGTCGTCTACCAGGAGCGCATCCAGCGTTGCGCTCGCGTCCACTCGGAGGAGCAGCACAGCTCAG GCACGGACGTGAGCAGCGTTTATAGCGCTAAGGAGCTGCAGTACGCGCTGGTCGTGCATTCGCTGTGCGTCCTGGGCAAAGTCGTCCTCTACGCCAACGGCAGGAAGCTCTTTCCCATCCAAGTGGCTGCGCGCAAAG ATCCAGTCGGCCTGACGGACTTCGTGGTGATTCTCATAAAGGTCATGTGGCAACACCCGCAGCCGTTTGGCAACGATAGCCGACACGCAG ACGCGCTGTGCCCCAGCGGCCTGGTGATGGCGACGCTGGGCGCCATGTGCGAGAGGACGGCGTGCGCCGACCAGTGTCTCCGCCAGACGCCCGTCGTTCAGACTCTGATGGCGCCCGTCACGCAGGCGCTCGCCGGAGGCCAG AGCAAAGTCGAGTGTCCCGCAGCCACACTCCCTCTGATCGCGGACGTCCTGGCTCGACTGGTCAACACCGACGGAGGGTTAGCTCTCTTTCTGTACGAGAAGAGCCTCCTCGTAGGCCACGGCCAGAG GCGCACGCCGGCTCACGTGCTGCTCAGCTTCACCACGAAGCTGCTGGATGGTGAG ACGGTTCCGGGCGAAGGGGAAGGGGACTGCCCTCCTCGTGCTCTGTGCGGGGCCTTCGTCTTTGTTTGCAGGCAGATGTACAACACCTGCGAGGGCCTGCGGGTGCTGCGAGCGTACGGCCTGCACAAAGCCGTCGCTGCCGCCTGGAGAAAG ACCGGTTCCTTGTCTGAAAGGATTCCGACCCCGATGGCTGGAAACAACCCTGCGACCTCTGCGCAGGAATCGCAAGAGAT gcgaatgtgggaggaaacattgCTGGACAGCCTGCTGAACTTTGCAGCCACGCCCAAAGGCGTTTTGATGCTTCAGCAGACGGGAGCCATGCAGGAGTGCGTCTCACACATGTTCTCTCGTTTTAGCAAAAAAATGCAG GTGAGCCGTTGTGAGAAGTTCGGCTACGGCGTCATGGTGACGCAGTTGGCGGCCACGGCGGCAGGCGCGACAGCTCTGCAGCGTTCGG GCTTTGTGCGGGCCCTGGTTCTGGAGCTTTGGTCATTGCTGGAATGCGGCAGCGAGGATGTCAGGGCGGTTCGACCCAATCCCACACCCGTGGATCCCATTGACAGGAGCTGCCTGAAG TCCTTCCTGTCCCTGGTCAACTTGCTCTCGTCCTCGCAGTCCGCGTGGCAGCTGCTGGCTGGACAACCTTTGGCCAACAAAAGTGAATACACACTGAGGGAAGTGCCAACCTCAGTGCCC GACTTGATTGACAGGCTGATTGCCGTGAATTCCGCCGCCAAGATCGGCGCCCTCTTCCACTACGAGCAGTCGCACACGTTCGGCCTGAG GTTGCTCAGCGTGCTGTGCTCCAGTCTGGACTGCTTCCTGCTGCTGGAGAGCCAATACAGCATCTGCTCCATGCTGCTGCAAAGCCAGAGGGACAACATGGCCGACGAGGACCCCGGCGAAGG GAACTTCATCATAGACAACGTGTCGGTGGAGAGGAACCACGCGCTGGTCCGCGTTGGCGTCGTCGGAGGCCCCTCCGAGAGAAGACTCCCCCCGCGAGCCTTGCAGGAG GGAGAAGATCCTTATCCGTGGCCCATGTTTTCATCCTTCCCTCCCCCCACCTGCTACACTTTGGACCCAGCCAGACCCCAACAGAACCCGCTGG AACCTGAGCTGACGGACTTCCTGACGTCGCCTCGATCTGCAAAGACGGGAGAGAGCTGGATGGAAACGTGCCGCCGCCTTTACCGCCAAGCTGTGACTGCCGGGCACCACAGCTTGAGCACCACAG AAACAAATGCAACTGTTGACCCAGTCGCTCGAAGACGAAATCCACGATTTTCTTTTGCTCCGACCTTGAACGTTGAGTCTCGATCGTTTGAAGATGATGGATTGAGATTTGCCATCACAGATCATGCAA CGTTGGCTGACCTTCTGGAGAAGGTTGTGTTCCATCTGTCCAAATGCTCCACGGCGCGCTTCTTCACCCCGCCCGACGACAACAAAG AACCGGAGACGGACGTGGACTGCGTGGCGTTGACGCCTGTGGAAATTCTCGGCATGGACGTCTGTCTGAG ATACGGCATCTCCCGCAAACTCCTCCGCCAAGACGATCCGGCTAGCCACCTGACGCTCCTCATGAAGCACGTCAAGAATTTCCTGTCCCGGCGGCGGATTCCAATGTCCTCGCCACTCC TCATCATCAGTCAGGACGAATATCCCGGCTACGATTGGTTGGCGTCGACGGTCTTCCTCATGATGTCGGGAGACTGGCGGCGGTCTTTGAGGGTGTTGCGCAATCTCTCCTCGCTGCTCACTTCTGCCCTCGTGTGGCCGGCCAGCATATATGCCTCC GCGGACCTTCCGGCGCGGGTGGACGAGTCGGGAATGTCGCCGCTGTACTGGAGCTCGGCCCACCACGTGGAGATGCTGCTGAAGGCCGAACTCCAACTGGTGCACGCCGCCTTCCGGATGTCCGGTTTCACTCCGTCGCAG ATGTGCGTCCACTGGCTGACTCAGTGCTTCTGGAACTTTCTGGACTGGCCCGAGATCTGCCACTACGTGTGCCTCTGCGCGCTGATGGGAGCCGACTACCAGGTGTACGCGTGCCTGGCCGTCCTCAAGCATCTGCAGCCGCAACTGCTGCAGCAAACGCAAGCCCACCAGATGCAGGTTTTCCTCAAG GAGGAACCCATCCGGGGCTTCAGGTTCTGCGACTACATGGACTTCATGGAGCTCCTGGAAAGACGCTACCGGGACCTCGTGCTGGGAGACGTGGAAAACATCCGCAACCCAGACCAGTAA